The proteins below are encoded in one region of Helianthus annuus cultivar XRQ/B chromosome 2, HanXRQr2.0-SUNRISE, whole genome shotgun sequence:
- the LOC110909696 gene encoding uncharacterized protein LOC110909696 isoform X4, translating into MSPWQIDNGKKGSRGRGSPPGLAAGGMRLSRTRLFITNKRKARKSPPGNKEKEPSNDGDSSGVSHEYIVNMWRSSVFHNHDRCRCTLSREQKLAPYYNRILERMARDEAKIVDVSTAEDRAATRALINRWFNYVPSDNSETEEDSTDSD; encoded by the exons ATGAGTCCTTGGCAGATTGATAATG GCAAGAAGGGCAGCAGGGGCAGAGGATCACCACCTGGCCTGGCTGCAGGTGGTATGCGTCTTTCGCGTACCAGATTGTTCATTACAAACAAGCGCAAGGCCAGAAAATCACCACCTG GTAATAAGGAGAAAGAACCATCCAACGATGGCGACAGTAGTGGTGTGAGTCATGAATATATCGTTAATATGTGGAGGTCATCGGTCTTTCATAATCATGATCGGTGTAGGTGTACCCTATCACGGGAACAAAAGCTCGCCCCCTACTATAATCGAATCCTGGAGCGAATGGCGCGTGATGAAG CTAAAATTGTAGATGTTTCGACGGCCGAGGATCGGGCAGCGACCAGG GCTCTAATTAACCGATGGTTTAATTACGTTCCATCTGATAATTCTGAGACGGAGGAGGATTCAACTGACTCGGATTAA
- the LOC110909696 gene encoding uncharacterized protein LOC110909696 isoform X3, giving the protein MSPWQIDNGIGKKGSRGRGSPPGLAAGGMRLSRTRLFITNKRKARKSPPGNKEKEPSNDGDSSGVSHEYIVNMWRSSVFHNHDRCRCTLSREQKLAPYYNRILERMARDEAKIVDVSTAEDRAATRALINRWFNYVPSDNSETEEDSTDSD; this is encoded by the exons ATGAGTCCTTGGCAGATTGATAATGGTATTG GCAAGAAGGGCAGCAGGGGCAGAGGATCACCACCTGGCCTGGCTGCAGGTGGTATGCGTCTTTCGCGTACCAGATTGTTCATTACAAACAAGCGCAAGGCCAGAAAATCACCACCTG GTAATAAGGAGAAAGAACCATCCAACGATGGCGACAGTAGTGGTGTGAGTCATGAATATATCGTTAATATGTGGAGGTCATCGGTCTTTCATAATCATGATCGGTGTAGGTGTACCCTATCACGGGAACAAAAGCTCGCCCCCTACTATAATCGAATCCTGGAGCGAATGGCGCGTGATGAAG CTAAAATTGTAGATGTTTCGACGGCCGAGGATCGGGCAGCGACCAGG GCTCTAATTAACCGATGGTTTAATTACGTTCCATCTGATAATTCTGAGACGGAGGAGGATTCAACTGACTCGGATTAA
- the LOC110909696 gene encoding uncharacterized protein LOC110909696 isoform X1, whose product MSPWQIDNGIGKKGSRGRGSPPGLAAGGMRLSRTRLFITNKRKARKSPPGQSECNKEKEPSNDGDSSGVSHEYIVNMWRSSVFHNHDRCRCTLSREQKLAPYYNRILERMARDEAKIVDVSTAEDRAATRALINRWFNYVPSDNSETEEDSTDSD is encoded by the exons ATGAGTCCTTGGCAGATTGATAATGGTATTG GCAAGAAGGGCAGCAGGGGCAGAGGATCACCACCTGGCCTGGCTGCAGGTGGTATGCGTCTTTCGCGTACCAGATTGTTCATTACAAACAAGCGCAAGGCCAGAAAATCACCACCTGGTCAGTCGGAAT GTAATAAGGAGAAAGAACCATCCAACGATGGCGACAGTAGTGGTGTGAGTCATGAATATATCGTTAATATGTGGAGGTCATCGGTCTTTCATAATCATGATCGGTGTAGGTGTACCCTATCACGGGAACAAAAGCTCGCCCCCTACTATAATCGAATCCTGGAGCGAATGGCGCGTGATGAAG CTAAAATTGTAGATGTTTCGACGGCCGAGGATCGGGCAGCGACCAGG GCTCTAATTAACCGATGGTTTAATTACGTTCCATCTGATAATTCTGAGACGGAGGAGGATTCAACTGACTCGGATTAA
- the LOC110909696 gene encoding uncharacterized protein LOC110909696 isoform X2 produces MSPWQIDNGKKGSRGRGSPPGLAAGGMRLSRTRLFITNKRKARKSPPGQSECNKEKEPSNDGDSSGVSHEYIVNMWRSSVFHNHDRCRCTLSREQKLAPYYNRILERMARDEAKIVDVSTAEDRAATRALINRWFNYVPSDNSETEEDSTDSD; encoded by the exons ATGAGTCCTTGGCAGATTGATAATG GCAAGAAGGGCAGCAGGGGCAGAGGATCACCACCTGGCCTGGCTGCAGGTGGTATGCGTCTTTCGCGTACCAGATTGTTCATTACAAACAAGCGCAAGGCCAGAAAATCACCACCTGGTCAGTCGGAAT GTAATAAGGAGAAAGAACCATCCAACGATGGCGACAGTAGTGGTGTGAGTCATGAATATATCGTTAATATGTGGAGGTCATCGGTCTTTCATAATCATGATCGGTGTAGGTGTACCCTATCACGGGAACAAAAGCTCGCCCCCTACTATAATCGAATCCTGGAGCGAATGGCGCGTGATGAAG CTAAAATTGTAGATGTTTCGACGGCCGAGGATCGGGCAGCGACCAGG GCTCTAATTAACCGATGGTTTAATTACGTTCCATCTGATAATTCTGAGACGGAGGAGGATTCAACTGACTCGGATTAA
- the LOC110885437 gene encoding probable pathogenesis-related protein ARB_02861 yields MPTVSGSHQSPPPKTAATIHRLQRPPRWPPPVATHYCHKPQSTPTTIAAITATRCHCHPPHPHHHRCRHPSPPLPTTIATTHHRRSPLPPPTTVTAATRPPPLPPTAAFVATNHHRRSPLPPPTTVTAATRPPPLPPTAAFVATNHQR; encoded by the coding sequence ATGCCCACCGTAAGTGGGTCCCACCAGTCTCCGCCACCCAAGACCGCTGCCACCATCCACCGCCTCCAGCGGCCACCCCGATGGCCACCACCCGTCGCCACTCACTACTGCCACAAACCACAATCAACGCCCACAACCATCGCCGCCATCACTGCTACTCGTTGTCATTGCCACCCACCACATCCGCACCACCACCGCTGTCGTCACCCATCGCCGCCGCTacccaccaccatcgccaccacccaccaccgacgctcACCGCTGCCGCCACCCACAACCGTCACCGCCGCCACCCGCCCGCCGCCGTTGCCACCCACCGCTGCCTTTGTTGCCACCAACCACCACCGACGCTCACCGTTGCCGCCACCCACAACCGTCACCGCCGCCACCCGCCCGCCGCCGTTGCCACCCACCGCTGCCTTTGTTGCCACCAACCACCAGCGATAG